One region of Armigeres subalbatus isolate Guangzhou_Male chromosome 3, GZ_Asu_2, whole genome shotgun sequence genomic DNA includes:
- the LOC134222898 gene encoding uncharacterized protein LOC134222898, whose translation MDWRRIPSKQNIADVLTKWGQGPPLQNDSEWKNGPQILYQPEEFWPSTGPIDATGEEARGMMQFHAVVDAESVSRWAKLVRITATVLRFIANCQRKKSGLPIMTLKATQNQQRFLKVGYRSTVATLKKEELQKAEIVLWKQVQFDSFPDEMSVLTKNIQLEPGQSMEKISKSSQLYKLSPVLDAEGVLRVRGRLEKNEGIPFDKRFPIILARKYEITRKLIMHYHEKYGHANRETVFNELRQKFWITNARAAILKATKECVWCRVYRCVPQVPMMAPLPVQRITSHLRPFSAVGVDYLGPVEVTVGRRKEKRWIAVFTCMAVRAVHLEVVHSLSTQSCLMALRRLSCKRGAPEQIFSDNATCFRGADAVMVRTIKNINKECAEKMTTAVTAWHFNPPATPHMGGVWERMVRSVKEAMRALDDGQKLTDEILATTLAEAEDLINTRPLTYIPQDSVEVEAITPNHFLRGSVTNADMQVDGSVDFAEVLRNTYKRSQYLANTIGSKSENL comes from the exons ATGGATTGGCGGCGGATCCCGTCGAAGCAAAACATTGCGGATGTCCTCACCAAGTGGGGTCAAGGTCCTCCGCTACAAAACGACTCGGAGTGGAAGAATGGACCACAAATTCTCTACcaaccggaggaattctggccTTCTACAGGGCCGATTGATGCAACTGGAGAAGAGGCGCGAGGAATGATGCAGTTTCATGCTGTGGTGGATGCCGAATCGGTGTCTCGATGGGCAAAGCTGGTTAGGATCACTGCAACAGTGCTGCGTTTCATTGCCAACTGTCAGCGAAAGAAGAGTGGGTTACCAATCATGACATTGAAAGCCACACAGAATCAGCAGAGATTCCTCAAGGTAGGATATCGGAGCACGGTGGCGACACTCAAGAAGGAGGAGCTCCAAAAGGCAGAAATCGTCTTGTGGAAGcaagtgcaatttgacagtttTCCAGATGAAATGAGCGTGTTGACCAAAAATATTCAACTGGAGCCTGGTCAATCTATGGAGAAGATTTCGAAGTCCAGTCAACTGTATAAGCTATCGCCGGTGCTGGATGCCGAAGGTGTGTTACGGGTTCGTGGCAGACTTGAGAAAAATGAGGGCATTCCTTTCGATAAGCGGTTTCCGATTATTTTGGCCAGGAAATACGAAATCACGAGAAAGCTGATCATGCACTATCATGAGAAGTACGGCCATGCAAATCGAGAAACGGTTTTCAACGAGTTGCGGCAGAAGTTTTGGATAACGAATGCTAGAGCGGCGATTTTGAAAGCAACGAAAGAATGCGTGTGGTGTAGAGTGTATCGCTGCGTGCCTCAGGTTCCGATGATGGCACCGTTGCCGGTGCAACGAATTACATCTCACTTGCGTCCATTCAGCGCGGTGGGTGTCGATTACTTGGGGCCAGTGGAGGTCACAGTGGGCCGTAGGAAGGAGAAACGATGGATTGCCGTCTTCACGTGTATGGCGGTGAGAGCGGTACACTTGGAAGTGGTTCACAGTCTATCTACACAATCCTGTTTGATGGCTCTTCGACGTCTTTCTTGTAAGCGAGGAGCTccggaacaaatattttcgGATAACGCGACATGCTTCCGCGGAGCCGATGCAGTGATGGTGCGAACGATCAAGAACATCAACAAGGAGTGCGCTGAAAAAATGACAACAGCAGTAACAGCGTGGCATTTCAATCCTCCCGCAACACCTCACATGGGCGGTGTTTGGGAGCGGATGGTGCGGTCCGTAAAGGAGGCAATGCGTGCGTTGGACGATGGGCAGAAGTTGACGGATGAAATTCTCGCGACAACGCTGGCTGAAGCTGAAGACCTGATTAACACACGTCCATTAACATACATTCCTCAAGATTCAGTGGAAGTAGAAGCTATTACGCCGAACCACTTTCTCCGTGGGTCGGTGACGAATGCAGATATGCAAGTAGATGGTTCCGTAGACTTTGCAGAAGTGCTACGAAATACGTACAAACGGTCGCAGTATCTGGCAAATACGAT TGGTTCGAAGAGCGAAAATCTTTAG